A genome region from Candidatus Dadabacteria bacterium includes the following:
- a CDS encoding nucleotidyl transferase AbiEii/AbiGii toxin family protein — MTEAYRRQSDLLLETLRIAAGQEVFALKGGTAINFFFRNCPRLSVDIDLCYLPLNGRDEAFRDIRENMEAIGSEIRKFLSGAEVDIQENFKALVRKDGMLVKIEVNEVVRGTLLPPVRMPLCPLLEKEFGGSMKINCLSEAELYAGKFCAALQRQHPRDIFDVWLFFKRGGELTREILDAFVVYLVSHRKPTHEVLDPRIQDIRNLYHHRFAGMARIDVSLENLLETQLALPGRILSALTERHRAFLVGFNEGEPDWNLLPFPDARNLPAILWKRINLDRMSRGKRGEVVRKLVRVLRDNPYIHDTI, encoded by the coding sequence ATGACGGAAGCGTATCGAAGGCAATCGGACTTGCTGCTTGAGACGTTGCGGATTGCCGCCGGACAGGAGGTGTTCGCTCTCAAGGGAGGCACGGCCATCAATTTCTTCTTCCGGAATTGCCCGAGGCTTTCCGTGGACATCGATCTCTGCTACCTGCCGCTTAACGGCCGCGACGAAGCGTTTCGCGATATCCGTGAGAACATGGAAGCGATCGGGTCTGAGATCAGAAAATTCTTGTCCGGGGCGGAAGTGGACATCCAGGAGAATTTTAAGGCCTTGGTAAGAAAAGACGGCATGCTGGTTAAGATCGAAGTTAACGAAGTGGTGCGAGGAACCTTGCTGCCGCCGGTCAGGATGCCCTTGTGTCCGTTGCTTGAAAAAGAGTTCGGCGGGAGCATGAAGATAAACTGCCTCTCGGAGGCGGAGCTTTACGCGGGCAAATTCTGCGCGGCCCTGCAGAGACAGCATCCGCGGGACATATTCGATGTTTGGTTGTTTTTTAAAAGAGGCGGAGAGCTTACTCGTGAGATACTTGACGCTTTTGTCGTTTATCTGGTCAGCCATCGCAAGCCGACTCATGAGGTGCTTGATCCCAGAATTCAGGACATAAGGAACCTTTATCATCATCGTTTTGCGGGGATGGCGAGAATCGATGTGAGCCTTGAGAACCTGCTCGAAACCCAGCTTGCGCTGCCGGGGAGAATTCTAAGTGCCCTCACGGAGCGCCACAGGGCTTTTCTCGTCGGGTTTAATGAAGGGGAGCCGGACTGGAACCTGCTTCCTTTTCCCGATGCGAGGAACTTGCCCGCGATTCTCTGGAAGCGGATCAATCTTGACAGAATGAGTCGTGGTAAACGAGGCGAAGTCGTAAGGAAACTGGTACGGGTACTCAGGGACAATCCATATATCCACGATACCATCTGA